The nucleotide window TGCTCAACACCACGCGCGGCGCGGCAAGGAACGGCATCTTTCAGCAGGGGATGGTCTGGAACGATAGAAAGACGATCGTCTTTTCTGTGGATCTTGCCGACGAAACGGGTCAGGAACGGTTCGATCAATGTTTCCGGCTCGGCGGATTCACGTTCCTTCTCGGTATGAATAACGGCAGTGATGCGGTCGCCGTGCATCACTTTCTTCATCTGCGGTGGCGGAATGAAGTAGCTTTTCTGCGCGTCAACTTCAAGGAAGCCAAAGCCCTTTTCCGTGGCTTTTACGACCCCTTCTGCACGCGGCGTCTGGGAATGCAGTTGCTGTTTAAGCTGCGCTAGCAGCGGGTTGTCCTGAAACATAATGTTCTATTTTCGTAGCCATTGAGCGGCTGACAGTTTTACGCGATTCTCACTGTCACAGCAAGGGATCTTTGGGTAATTAGTACGGTTATTCCTCTTTGCCAAGGGCGATGCTAAGGCGTTCGAGCCAGCCTCCAAATGCGCTTTGGGTCAGCAGGTTTATCGCCCGTACAGCAGGGAGCCCTTCGTCCGTCAGCGGAGTAAACTGCGCGGCACTGAAACGGTCTGGTGAATGTGTCAATAACGCTACAGCGGCGGAAAGCGCCAGAAGAGTCGGAGATTCATCTTCGCGGCTGTTTATCAGGATTTCACCCGTCAGATCGAGCAGCGCTGGCTCATGACAAAGCACCGGCGTCAGCTCCTGAAGTGCAGGCTCTGGCTGCCAGCGGGAAAGGGAACCCAACTGATGAGCGTTGGCATAGCGCAGTTCAACAACAGGCAGAATAGACACCCACGTGCGGGCATGGACGGGCAGCGTATGGGGCTGGATATGATGTCCCGGTAACCAGCGTACGGGGTGTCCGAGTAACGCCTGGAAGACGGCGACAACGCGCGCCTGAAAACCGATAAAGCCGATGATCTGGTTAATAAGCACAATGTCATACGTTGTCAAACCTACCTCATCAAGCTGGTTCTGGGCTTTATCGTCGATGACGTCAGGTGAGCTGGCAAGCTGGCGGGCGTACTGAGTAATTTGCGCCAGGCGACGATTGCTTTCGCGTGAGGAATCGGGACCAGGAAGCGGGGTAAGCAGGGCGGCGTAATGGTTACATAGCCTCTGAACGCCGCAGACCTGGGCCACCGTTAATGCAGTGCTTAGCCTGTCGTAGGCGCTTAACGTATGCAGACGGTTCACTGGGGTATCG belongs to Enterobacter cloacae and includes:
- a CDS encoding oxidoreductase; this encodes MEQRRFSGKGHWYHETQSNRSQSDVLPLVPEAANVDDRFLLDLTLPEEIVAACSGWLTPARALCHLLFPRDTPVNRLHTLSAYDRLSTALTVAQVCGVQRLCNHYAALLTPLPGPDSSRESNRRLAQITQYARQLASSPDVIDDKAQNQLDEVGLTTYDIVLINQIIGFIGFQARVVAVFQALLGHPVRWLPGHHIQPHTLPVHARTWVSILPVVELRYANAHQLGSLSRWQPEPALQELTPVLCHEPALLDLTGEILINSREDESPTLLALSAAVALLTHSPDRFSAAQFTPLTDEGLPAVRAINLLTQSAFGGWLERLSIALGKEE